In Deinococcus aestuarii, the following proteins share a genomic window:
- a CDS encoding adenylate/guanylate cyclase domain-containing protein, which yields MTDLLFPLPARRPDHGQACLVMVDLVGSTRLAHLLPLEDYAALMAEFVQVLVLSFEARGGRVLQHQGDAVLGLWAEGEVGPAVLAGHETHERAARLGLAATLGARLQVRAGVALGAVITGWVGGQLSAYGLPVNYARRLCDAAVPGETLVCGAAAAHLGFPGTLAERPLPPLAGFGPECRAYTVREVGAGAMKTG from the coding sequence ATGACCGACCTGCTCTTTCCCCTCCCGGCCCGGCGCCCCGACCACGGGCAGGCCTGCCTCGTGATGGTCGATCTCGTCGGGAGCACGCGGCTGGCGCACCTGCTGCCGCTGGAGGACTACGCGGCGCTGATGGCGGAGTTCGTGCAGGTGCTCGTGCTGAGCTTCGAGGCGCGGGGGGGACGGGTGCTGCAACACCAGGGGGACGCGGTGCTGGGGCTGTGGGCAGAGGGCGAGGTGGGGCCGGCCGTCCTCGCCGGGCACGAGACGCACGAGCGGGCCGCGCGGCTGGGGCTCGCCGCCACCCTGGGGGCCCGCTTGCAGGTGCGGGCGGGGGTCGCCCTGGGGGCCGTGATCACCGGCTGGGTCGGGGGGCAGCTCAGCGCGTACGGGCTGCCCGTCAACTACGCCCGGCGCCTGTGCGACGCCGCCGTGCCCGGCGAGACGCTGGTGTGCGGGGCGGCGGCGGCCCATCTGGGGTTTCCCGGCACCCTCGCGGAGCGGCCGCTGCCCCCGCTGGCGGGCTTCGGGCCGGAGTGCCGAGCTTACACCGTGCGTGAGGTTGGTGCGGGGGCTATGAAAACCGGTTAA
- a CDS encoding response regulator transcription factor, whose amino-acid sequence MERKPLVLVIEDEKDIARFIELELAAEGYATEVAFDGVTGLSKFREVNPDLVILDLMLPVLDGLEVARRIRKTSNTPIIILTAKDGIQDKVEGLDSGADDYLIKPFSIEELLARVRAHLRRVNPAVTGEVRVADLVMNLDGREIFRGGRRVELSAKEFELLELLARNPGKVFSRFEIEEKVWPEYTGGSNVVDVYIGYLRRKLEEGGERRLIHTVRGVGYVLREE is encoded by the coding sequence ATGGAACGCAAGCCCCTGGTCCTCGTCATCGAGGATGAAAAAGACATTGCGCGCTTTATCGAGCTCGAACTTGCCGCCGAGGGGTACGCGACCGAGGTGGCCTTTGACGGGGTGACGGGACTGTCCAAGTTCCGCGAGGTCAACCCCGACCTCGTGATCCTCGACCTGATGCTGCCGGTGCTCGACGGGCTGGAGGTCGCGCGGCGCATCCGCAAGACGAGCAACACGCCCATCATCATCCTGACGGCGAAAGACGGCATCCAGGACAAGGTGGAGGGCCTGGACTCGGGCGCCGACGACTACCTGATCAAGCCCTTTTCCATCGAGGAGCTGCTCGCCCGCGTTCGCGCGCACCTGCGGCGGGTGAACCCGGCGGTGACGGGCGAGGTGCGGGTCGCCGACCTCGTGATGAACCTCGACGGGCGCGAGATCTTCCGGGGCGGGCGGCGGGTCGAGCTGTCGGCCAAGGAATTCGAGCTGCTCGAACTTCTCGCGCGCAATCCCGGCAAGGTCTTCTCGCGCTTCGAGATCGAGGAGAAGGTCTGGCCCGAGTACACCGGCGGGAGCAACGTGGTGGACGTGTATATCGGCTACCTGCGCCGCAAGCTCGAAGAGGGCGGGGAGCGGCGGCTGATCCATACCGTGCGCGGCGTGGGGTACGTGCTGCGCGAGGAGTGA
- a CDS encoding sensor histidine kinase — translation MTLRWRLTLFYTALLAVLLTVVGFAALFLMRTSLVGNLDRELQRTYRSFTDTVSQLQLGGPGEGAEQDAPGSLSPLRYFFPNDAIQIEELAFYDLQTLRAALDQARTPGARRQLLDYVRRLTEATRRPPIGLDRAAPLGLSDAELTGLIDSPDTQIVVERDIKEAYSGRVTPYRFLVTLGPVQLKPSGLSGPQETLAVTYVGRPLTALHDTLAQLRRVILLLFVVGLITAGAGAYLLAGRALQPLRQVQRAAERIGGQNLGERVPEPRTGDEVESLAGALNAMLGRLEGSFEAQRRFTSDASHELRTPVTAISGHASYLLRRTEPTPQQRESLNIIRSESERLTNLIASLLQLARSDSGALTLTRQPILSGPFLAEVTRELAPLAQAQGTALTAGGQDVVFEGDPDRLKQVLINLIGNALKAGARHITLTSGLQEEGREVRLSVGDDGPGIAPEHLARLFDRFYRVEDSRSRDQGGAGLGLSIARGIVEAHGGRIWLESEVGQGTTAHVQLPVGDLPDLGDDVP, via the coding sequence ATGACGCTGCGCTGGCGGCTGACCCTCTTCTACACGGCGCTGCTCGCGGTGCTGCTCACGGTCGTGGGGTTCGCGGCGCTCTTCCTGATGCGGACGAGTCTGGTGGGCAACCTCGACCGGGAGTTGCAGCGGACATACCGCAGCTTTACCGACACCGTCAGTCAGCTTCAACTGGGCGGTCCCGGCGAGGGAGCCGAACAGGACGCGCCCGGAAGTCTCTCGCCCCTGCGGTACTTCTTCCCCAACGACGCGATCCAGATCGAGGAGCTGGCCTTTTACGACCTCCAGACCCTGCGGGCGGCGCTCGACCAGGCGCGGACGCCGGGGGCGCGGCGGCAACTGCTCGACTACGTTCGCCGCCTGACCGAGGCCACCCGCCGTCCCCCCATCGGCCTGGACCGCGCGGCCCCCCTGGGACTGAGCGACGCGGAACTCACCGGGCTGATCGATTCGCCCGACACCCAGATCGTGGTCGAGCGGGACATCAAGGAAGCGTACAGCGGCCGGGTCACGCCCTACCGCTTTCTGGTCACGCTGGGCCCGGTGCAGCTCAAGCCGAGCGGGCTGAGCGGCCCCCAGGAGACCCTCGCGGTCACCTACGTGGGCCGCCCGCTCACCGCCCTGCACGACACCCTCGCCCAGCTCCGGCGGGTGATCTTGCTGCTCTTCGTGGTGGGGCTGATCACGGCGGGGGCGGGGGCCTACCTGCTCGCCGGGCGGGCCCTCCAGCCGCTGAGGCAGGTCCAGCGCGCCGCCGAGCGCATCGGCGGGCAAAACCTCGGTGAGCGCGTGCCCGAGCCGCGCACCGGAGACGAGGTGGAGTCCCTCGCCGGGGCGCTCAACGCGATGCTGGGCCGCCTGGAGGGGAGCTTCGAGGCGCAGCGGCGGTTTACCAGCGATGCCAGCCACGAGCTGCGCACGCCCGTCACCGCGATCAGCGGGCACGCCTCGTACCTCCTGCGCCGCACCGAGCCCACGCCGCAGCAGCGCGAGAGCCTGAACATCATCCGCAGCGAGTCCGAGCGGCTCACCAACCTGATCGCCAGCCTGCTGCAACTCGCCCGCTCGGACAGCGGGGCGCTCACCCTGACCCGCCAGCCCATCCTCTCGGGCCCCTTCCTGGCCGAGGTCACCCGCGAACTTGCCCCCCTCGCCCAGGCGCAGGGCACCGCGCTCACGGCGGGCGGGCAGGATGTGGTCTTCGAGGGCGATCCCGACCGCCTCAAGCAGGTGCTGATCAACCTGATCGGCAACGCCCTCAAGGCGGGCGCCCGCCACATCACGCTGACGAGCGGCCTTCAGGAAGAGGGGCGCGAGGTGCGTCTGAGCGTGGGGGACGACGGCCCCGGCATCGCCCCCGAGCACCTCGCCCGGCTCTTCGACCGCTTCTACCGGGTCGAGGACAGCCGCAGCCGGGATCAGGGCGGCGCGGGACTCGGCCTGAGCATCGCCCGGGGCATCGTGGAGGCGCACGGCGGGCGCATCTGGCTGGAGAGCGAGGTCGGCCAGGGCACGACCGCCCACGTCCAGCTCCCGGTCGGCGACCTCCCCGACCTGGGCGACGACGTGCCGTGA
- a CDS encoding D-alanyl-D-alanine carboxypeptidase/D-alanyl-D-alanine-endopeptidase: MRRVLPLCLALLAPWSAAQAPGVLQGVRLVREPGPGAEVRRVLAKVPREVQVGLLVRDLTTGAELEARGADLSLIPASTVKLVTALSVLLDRGGAGGWWSTELTVPAAEVGRPRVSHLTLRGGADPTLGVADGPNSLRALARQAHARGVREVGEVRLDEHTLDAATWEGLPLGVPMTPVRLAEWHASPPTSAAEARRRAGAALIAELRRAGVRVRSETVGTALPFTPSLPPSRVDERGRALPPDPFVPVARRPEQGVASVRSPSPTGVLAATLRPSDNLRSEELLATLAARPGGNGTLAGALARERSALRRVGVDLTGVHLADGSGLSRENRLTARALVDLLRASHDLPYPAGSVRAEPPARTYRERRNTLAEALPQAGTGEDDPEHDGRGGTLARRLVGSGLDVRAKTGTLPGVSALAGYVTGGSGHTLAFAVLMNGPQDSPVLTLRAVQDEMVRAVAAAH; this comes from the coding sequence GTGCGGCGAGTTCTCCCCCTGTGTCTGGCGCTCCTGGCCCCCTGGTCGGCGGCGCAGGCCCCGGGCGTTCTCCAGGGGGTGAGGCTCGTCCGCGAACCGGGCCCGGGCGCGGAGGTGCGGCGGGTGCTGGCGAAGGTCCCGCGCGAGGTGCAAGTCGGCCTGCTCGTGCGCGACCTGACGACGGGCGCGGAACTGGAGGCGCGGGGGGCCGACCTCTCCCTCATCCCGGCGAGCACCGTCAAGCTCGTCACGGCGCTGTCGGTCCTGCTTGACCGGGGCGGCGCGGGCGGGTGGTGGAGCACCGAACTCACCGTGCCCGCCGCCGAGGTCGGGCGCCCCCGCGTCTCCCACCTCACCCTGCGCGGGGGCGCCGACCCCACCCTCGGCGTGGCGGACGGCCCCAACAGCCTGCGCGCCCTCGCCCGGCAGGCCCACGCCCGGGGGGTGCGCGAGGTCGGGGAGGTGCGGCTGGACGAGCACACGCTCGACGCCGCGACGTGGGAAGGTTTGCCCCTCGGCGTGCCCATGACACCCGTGCGCCTCGCGGAGTGGCACGCCTCGCCTCCCACATCGGCGGCGGAGGCGCGGCGGCGGGCGGGCGCGGCCCTGATCGCCGAGCTGCGCCGCGCGGGGGTGCGGGTGCGCTCGGAGACGGTGGGCACCGCCCTACCCTTCACCCCCTCCCTCCCCCCCTCGCGGGTGGACGAGCGGGGCCGTGCGCTCCCGCCCGACCCGTTCGTTCCGGTCGCCCGGCGGCCCGAGCAGGGGGTCGCCAGCGTGCGCAGCCCCTCGCCCACCGGGGTGCTCGCCGCCACCCTGCGGCCCAGCGACAACCTGCGCTCGGAGGAGTTGCTCGCCACCCTCGCGGCGCGGCCCGGCGGGAACGGCACGCTGGCGGGGGCGCTCGCGCGGGAACGCTCGGCCCTGCGCCGCGTGGGGGTGGACCTGACGGGCGTGCACCTCGCCGACGGCAGCGGCCTGAGCCGCGAGAACCGCCTCACCGCCCGCGCCCTGGTGGACCTCCTGCGTGCCTCGCACGACCTCCCCTACCCGGCGGGCTCCGTGCGCGCCGAGCCGCCCGCCCGGACCTACCGCGAGCGCCGCAACACCCTCGCCGAGGCGCTGCCCCAGGCGGGGACGGGCGAGGACGACCCGGAGCACGACGGGCGCGGCGGCACCCTCGCGCGGCGGCTGGTGGGCTCGGGCCTCGACGTGCGGGCCAAGACGGGCACCCTGCCCGGGGTCAGCGCGCTCGCCGGGTACGTGACGGGCGGGAGCGGCCATACCCTCGCCTTCGCCGTGCTCATGAACGGGCCGCAGGATTCCCCGGTCCTCACCCTGCGCGCGGTGCAGGACGAAATGGTGCGGGCCGTCGCGGCGGCGCATTGA
- a CDS encoding SDR family oxidoreductase: MTQPHDPASTFRPDLLRGKHALITGGGSGINLGIARSFAAHGCAVTILGRNLEKAQNAARSIEEAGGRALGVSADVRDFAALQAAAQAGVEMFGPFDIVLAGAAGNFPAPVDGISPNGFKTVVDIDLLGTYNTIKACAPHLSVPGGNILSISAYGVPVPMQAHVVAAKAGVDALTRTLAVEWGLRGVRVNAIIPGPIDGTEGMARLAPDEKTREQFTRTVPLGRFGLPQDIANAALFLVSDAASYVTGVILPVDGGQNMLGGAPQYQMYQQMGLALPKG; this comes from the coding sequence ATGACCCAACCCCATGACCCCGCCTCCACCTTCCGCCCCGACCTGCTGCGCGGCAAGCACGCCTTGATCACCGGGGGCGGCAGCGGCATCAACCTCGGCATCGCGCGTTCTTTTGCCGCCCACGGGTGCGCCGTGACGATCCTGGGCCGTAATCTCGAAAAGGCGCAAAACGCCGCCCGGAGCATCGAGGAGGCGGGGGGCCGGGCCCTCGGCGTCTCGGCGGACGTGCGCGACTTCGCGGCCCTCCAGGCGGCGGCGCAGGCGGGGGTGGAGATGTTCGGGCCCTTTGACATCGTGCTTGCGGGGGCGGCGGGGAACTTCCCGGCCCCGGTGGACGGCATCAGCCCGAACGGCTTCAAGACGGTGGTGGACATCGACCTGCTGGGCACCTACAACACCATCAAGGCGTGCGCGCCGCACCTGAGTGTGCCGGGCGGCAACATCCTCTCCATCAGCGCCTACGGGGTGCCCGTCCCCATGCAGGCGCACGTCGTCGCGGCGAAGGCGGGGGTGGACGCCCTGACGCGGACCCTCGCCGTCGAGTGGGGCCTGCGCGGGGTGCGGGTGAACGCGATCATCCCCGGCCCCATCGACGGCACCGAGGGGATGGCCCGCCTCGCCCCGGACGAGAAGACCCGCGAGCAGTTCACCCGCACGGTGCCCCTGGGCCGCTTCGGACTGCCCCAGGACATCGCCAACGCGGCCCTCTTCCTGGTGTCCGACGCCGCGAGCTACGTGACGGGCGTGATCCTGCCCGTGGACGGCGGCCAGAACATGCTCGGCGGGGCGCCGCAATACCAGATGTACCAGCAGATGGGGCTCGCGCTGCCCAAGGGCTGA